DNA sequence from the Campylobacter concisus genome:
ATCAAGTAATGCCAAAGATAATCGAGGAAAAATGAGTCTAGCTAAATTTCTTGATGGCAAACCACTTTACTATAAAGAGATTGACTACGGCAGGATCATTAGAGCGTATGCGACTATAAAAGAACATATAAAGCCATTTAAGATTATTCACATAATAGGCACAAATGGTAAAGGAAGTACTGGACGCTTTTTGGCACAAATTTTAAGTCAAAATGGTGCAAAAGTAGGGCACTACACGAGCCCACATATATTTAAATTTAATGAGCGATTTTGGCTAAATGGTGAGGTCGCTAGCGATGAAATTTTAGAAGCAGCTCATGAGCGTTTGCAGGCTCTTTTAAGCGACGAGTACAAGATAAAAACGAGCTATTTTGAGTATATGACATTGCTTTCAGCTGTGCTTTTTGAGGGTTGCGACTACTTTGTCTGCGAAGCTGGTATGGGTGGTGTGCTTGATGCGACAAATGTTTTTGAAAAAGAGTTAAGCATTTTTACGCCTATCGGGCTCGATCACACGGCAGTTCTTGGAAATAGTTTAGAAGAAATTTCACGCACGAAGTTTGAGGCTATGGGCACAAGAGCTATTTTAAATGACGAAATGAACGAGACAAGTATCGTTATAGTAAAAGAAATTTCAAGCGAGAAAAAGGCAGCTTTAAGCTTTCCAAGAGAAATCTTAACTGCTGAAAATTTAGATGAGATAGCAAGATACGCTCACAAATATAACTTGCCGGAATTTTTACGCTCAAATTTAACTCTAGCCTACGCCTCTGCTAAAATTTTAGATAAAAGCATAGACATAAAAAAGCTTGGTGCTCTTACGCTTCGAGGCAGATGTGAAAAGATCGCCTCAAATTTATACGTAGATGTTGGTCACAACGAGCTTGGAGCAAAGGCTATTGCTAAGAAATTTAGCCAAGATGAGTTTGCCAGTAAGAAGCTTACTTTAGTCTATAATTCGTTCTTGGATAAAGATTTCAAGGCAGTTTTAGCAGCACTTAAGCCGGTTATTGATGACGTGCTACTATATCACTATCACTGTGAGGGTAGAGAGCTTGGTGGAGAACTTATAAGCAAGGCATTAAATGAGCTAGAAATTTCATATAAAGACTTTGAACTAAGCGATATGAACGACGTAAAAGAGGCTAGAAACGGCAAAATTTATCTAGCTTTTGGCTCATTTCATCTAGCCGAAGCCTTTT
Encoded proteins:
- a CDS encoding glutamate ligase domain-containing protein, yielding MSLAKFLDGKPLYYKEIDYGRIIRAYATIKEHIKPFKIIHIIGTNGKGSTGRFLAQILSQNGAKVGHYTSPHIFKFNERFWLNGEVASDEILEAAHERLQALLSDEYKIKTSYFEYMTLLSAVLFEGCDYFVCEAGMGGVLDATNVFEKELSIFTPIGLDHTAVLGNSLEEISRTKFEAMGTRAILNDEMNETSIVIVKEISSEKKAALSFPREILTAENLDEIARYAHKYNLPEFLRSNLTLAYASAKILDKSIDIKKLGALTLRGRCEKIASNLYVDVGHNELGAKAIAKKFSQDEFASKKLTLVYNSFLDKDFKAVLAALKPVIDDVLLYHYHCEGRELGGELISKALNELEISYKDFELSDMNDVKEARNGKIYLAFGSFHLAEAFLKEYYASKGL